The following proteins are co-located in the Triticum aestivum cultivar Chinese Spring chromosome 1A, IWGSC CS RefSeq v2.1, whole genome shotgun sequence genome:
- the LOC123139960 gene encoding putative cyclin-dependent kinase F-2: MTINDHQRLADDSPVALLQCQPINSLDPQNFINESIIEILDVATDAETRDVFLVTELVADGRTLRESLWRPVSEDVTRVMMEQLLDAAKNIHGAGVIHRDFKPENVMVGFFGGLKVGDFGSAMRAKPAGVPYEECCVGTLIYTSPEQLEGNRYYGQAVDMWALGCIMAEMLAGATLFVADTEEELLAEIYKLRDQITSTGKLDLEFFEELSEAGRDVLTGLLAFNPAERITAAEALEHRWFSKPKGAEHPGFVSLKS; this comes from the exons ATGACCATCAATGATCATCAACGCCTTGCCGACGACAGCCCTGTCGCCCTCCTCCAG TGCCAGCCCATAAACAGCCTCGATCCTCAAAATTTTATAAACGAGTCGATTATCGAGATCTTGGATGtggcgacggacgccgagacaagggaCGTGTTCCTCGtcacggagctcgtcgccgacggccGCACCCTCCGCGAGTCGCTCTGGAGGCCTGTATCCGAGGACGTGACGCGCGTGATGATGGAGCAGCTCCTGGACGCTGCAAAGAACATACATGGAGCCGGCGTCATCCACCGGGACTTCAAGCCGGAGAACGTCATGGTCGGCTTCTTCGGCGGGCTCAAGGTTGGTGACTTTGGGTCGGCGATGCGGGCGAAGCCGGCCGGAGTGCCCTATGAGGAGTGCTGTGTCGGCACCCTGATCTACACCTCACCGGAGCAGCTGGAAGGCAACCGGTACTACGGCCAGGCCGTGGACATGTGGGCGCTTGGGTGCATCATGGCGGAGATGTTGGCCGGCGCGACCCTCTTCGTGGCGGACACAGAGGAGGAGCTGCTCGCCGAGATTTACAAGTTGCGAGATCAGATCACTTCTACGGGGAAGCTCGACCTGGAGTTCTTCGAGGAGCTTTCGGAAGCCGGGCGTGACGTCCTCACCGGCCTGCTTGCCTTCAACCCCGCCGAGAGGATCACGGCGGCGGAAGCGCTCGAGCACCGGTGGTTCAGCAAGCCCAAAGGAGCAGAGCACCCTGGCTTTGTGTCGCTGAAGAGTTAA